Proteins encoded together in one Penicillium digitatum chromosome 1, complete sequence window:
- a CDS encoding cell surface protein, putative, translating to MRLSIAALALGATGTMAHVVTETVTDYTTYCPEATSIVHSSKTYSIATPGYITMTHGPYTVTRPILTSTVTDCKACSATSVTNPVPANSVPTNGVPGAPAVPGAPSAPGAPGVPGTPATPGAPGVPGAPAVPGAPSAPGAPGAPGTPATPGAPGVPGAPAVPGAPGVPGAPAVPGAPSAPGAPGAPGTPATPGAPGVPGAPAVPGAPGVPGTPATPGAPGIPGAPAVPGAPGAPGVPGAPAVPGAPGAPGVPGAPAVPGAPSAPGAPGVPGAPAVPSVPVVATSSSMVPSPSSTSVPSSSTISSPSNAGPTGVTTSPSDSDSTGVPGSPSTPATPSQPAFNAGAINAATGAGAGLAAVFGAVALLL from the exons ATGCGTCTCTCTATTGCCGCTCTCGCTCTCGGTGCCACTGGTACTATGGCCCATGTGGTCACCGAGACTGTCACTGATTACACCACTTACTGCCCTGAGGCCACTTCCATTGTGCATTCAAGCAAGACCTACAGCATCGCCACC CCCGGCTACATCACCATGACCCACGGTCCCTACACCGTCACTCGTCCCATTTTGACCTCCACTGTGACTGATTGCAAGGCCTG CTCTGCTACCTCCGTGACCAACCCCGTGCCTGCCAACAGTGTTCCTACCAACGGCGTTCCTGGCGCCCCCGCCGTCCCCGGTGCTCCTAGTGCCCCTGGTGCCCCCGGCGTTCCTGGCACCCCTGCCACCCCCGGTGCTCCCGGCGTTCCTGGCGCCCCCGCCGTCCCCGGTGCTCCTAGCGCCCCTGGTGCCCCCGGCGCTCCTGGCACCCCCGCCACCCCTGGTGCCCCCGGCGTTCCTGGCGCCCCCGCAGTCCCCGGTGCTCCCGGCGTTCCTGGCGCCCCCGCCGTCCCCGGTGCTCCTAGCGCCCCTGGTGCCCCCGGCGCTCCTGGCACCCCCGCCACCCCTGGTGCCCCCGGCGTTCCTGGCGCCCCCGCAGTCCCCGGTGCTCCCGGCGTTCCTGGCACCCCCGCCACCCCCGGTGCTCCCGGCATTCCTGGCGCCCCCGCCGTCCCCGGTGCTCCCGGTGCCCCCGGCGTTCCTGGCGCCCCCGCCGTCCCCGGTGCTCCCGGTGCCCCCGGCGTTCCTGGCGCCCCCGCAGTCCCCGGTGCTCCTAGCGCCCCTGGTGCTCCCGGCGTTCCTGGCGCCCCCGCCGTCCCCAGCGTTCCCGTCGTCGCCACCTCCTCCTCTATGGTTCCCAGCCCCAGCTCCACTAGCGTGCCCAGCTCTTCTACCATCAGCTCTCCTTCCAACGCCGGCCCCACTGGCGTTACCACCTCTCCCTCCGACAGTGACTCTACTGGCGTTCCTGGCTCTCCTTCCACACCCGCTACGCCCTCTCAGCCCGCCTTTAACGCCGGTGCTATCAACGCCGCTAccggtgctggtgctggtctGGCCGCTGTCTTCGGTGCTGTTGCCCTTCTGCTGTAA
- a CDS encoding Serine hydroxymethyltransferase: MYLSRCGRSTARLLPLGSSRAGVVSARASIVSRLAPQSRGVALSTRDTQHKLLAASLEDSDPAVYSILQKEKKRQKHFINLIPSENFTSQAVLDALGSVMQNKYSEGYPGARYYGGNEHIDASERLCQQRALETFRLDPEEWGVNVQPLSGSPANLMAYSALLNTHDRLMGLDLPHGGHLSHGYQTPTKKISAISKYFETFPYRLDESTGLIDYDALEKSATLYRPKLIIAGTSAYSRLIDYPRMRAIADSVSAYLLSDMAHISGLVAADVLPSPFPYSDVVTTTTHKSLRGPRGAMIFYRKGVRSTDKKGNPVMYDLENPINASVFPGHQGGPHNHTITALAVALKQAQTPDFKAYQETVLLNSSALAARLGDSTSNGGLGYNIVSGGTDNHLVLVDLKNRGVDGARVERVLELCGVASNKNTVPGDKSALKPGGLRLGTPAMTSRGFQPEDFTRVADIVDRAVTITQKLDKAARESAQSRGVKNPDTVRAFLEYVGEGEEISEIIVLRQEVEDWVGTFSLPWAEEQ, encoded by the exons ATGTATTTGTCTCGCTGTGGTAGATCCACTGCTCGCTTGCTCCCCCTTGGGAGCTCCCGGGCAGGCGTTGTCTCCGCTCGCGCCTCTATCGTGTCCAGATTGGCCCCCCAGTCGCGGGGAGTAGCATTGTCCACTCGCGATACGCAGCACAAG CTTCTCGCGGCCTCTCTGGAGGATTCCGACCCCGCAGTTTATAGCATCTTGCAGAAG GAGAAGAAACGGCAAAAGCACTTCATAAATCTAATCCCCTCCGAGAACTTCACATCACAAGCTGTTCTCGATGCCCTCGGCAGTGTTATGCAAA ACAAATATTCCGAGGGATATCCCGGTGCCAGGTACTATGGAGGAAACGAACACATTGATGCCTCCGAGCGGCTGTGCCAGCAGCGTGCCCTAGAGACCTTCCGTCTGGACCCAGAGGAATGGGGAGTGAACGTTCAAC CTCTGTCAGGTTCACCCGCTAACCTTATGGCCTACTCCGCTCTCCTCAACACCCACGACCGCCTCATGGGCTTGGACCTTCCCCACGGGGGCCATCTGTCCCACGGTTATCAGACCCCTACTAAGAAGATTTCTGCCATCTCCAAATACTTCGAGACCTTCCCTTATCGCCTCGATGAATCCACTGGCCTTATCGACTACGATGCATTGGAGAAGTCAGCCACCCTATATCGACCCAAGCTAATTATCGCGGGCACCTCGGCCTACAGCCGTCTAATTGACTACCCGCGCATGCGCGCGATCGCCGACTCCGTGAGTGCCTACTTGCTGTCAGATATGGCACACATCTCGGGTCTCGTGGCTGCCGATGTGCTCCCGTCTCCCTTTCCCTACTCAGATGTCGTAACCACCACCACTCACAAGTCTCTGCGTGGCCCGCGTGGCGCCATGATCTTCTACCGCAAGGGCGTGCGTAGCACTGACAAGAAGGGCAACCCTGTTATGTACGATCTCGAAAACCCCATCAACGCATCCGTCTTCCCCGGCCACCAGGGTGGCCCTCACAACCACACCATCACTGCGCTAGCCGTGGCCCTCAAGCAGGCTCAGACGCCTGACTTCAAGGCCTACCAGGAGACAGTCCTTCTCAACTCCTCTGCTCTAGCCGCGCGCCTAGGTGACTCCACCAGCAACGGTGGACTCGGCTATAACATTGTGTCCGGTGGCACCGACAACCACCTGGTGCTAGTGGACCTGAAGAACCGTGGCGTGGACGGTGCTCGAGTAGAACGTGTTCTTGAGCTGTGTGGTGTCGCTAGTAACAAGAACACCGTGCCCGGTGACAAGTCCGCCCTCAAGCCCGGTGGTCTGCGTCTGGGAACCCCAGCCATGACCTCCCGTGGCTTCCAGCCCGAGGACTTCACCCGCGTCGCCGATATCGTCGATCGTGCAGTAACCATCACCCAGAAGCTGGACAAGGCTGCCCGTGAGTCGGCTCAGTCCCGCGGTGTCAAGAACCCTGATACTGTTAGGGCCTTCTTGGAGTACGTGGGTGAGGGTGAGGAGATCTCGGAGATTATTGTGCTCCGCCAAGAGGTTGAGGATTGGGTTGGTACCTTCAGCTTGCCGTGGGCTGAGGAACAGTAG
- a CDS encoding Patatin-like serine hydrolase, putative, with protein sequence MKVSQLYVYPIKSLRPTTITEGVLTTRGFQYDRHFMLLKVVPAEDGAGITTLKNMHVSQFPEMALFHTDIEYPETETDGGKVIITYHSPLSESDLKLRKTNRLEIPLQPKPQSLHPLKIMMHQSPTTGYNMGAEYNDWFSTCFGYPVVLAYLGSNSREVLGTLAPAKKDKKTALRKLRESSTNPDRNWERVLPILIVASTINILLQGGTLVRDGITPQTARSLTPTLLFTASAAVLLYFYALHPQNENRIAFADCAPYLVISETSVDNVSARLPDGEKMDRTKFRPNIVVSGAGEAFEEDFWVALTVGNGLGHESSKLLLTGNCVRCQSLNVDYETGKMGTGESGSVFKKLMKDRRVDSGAKFSPVFGRYAFLEPKDEGISLRVGDEIVVAEKGTSRSIFDWPGLTN encoded by the exons ATGAAAGTCAGCCAG CTCTATGTCTATCCGATTAAATCCCTCCGACCAACAACTATCACAGAGGGAGTCCTAACCACACGCGGCTTTCAATATGACCGTCACTTCATGCTCCTCAAAGTTGTCCCAGCCGAGGATGGCGCCGGCATCACGACCCTGAAGAACATGCATGTCTCGCAGTTCCCGGAGATGGCCCTCTTCCACACCGATATCGAGTATCCGGAGACAGAAACAGACGGCGGGAAAGTAATCATTACATACCATTCCCCCCTGTCAGAGTCAGATCTCAAACTGCGCAAAACCAATCGACTTGAAATTCCACTGCAGCCCAAACCCCAAAGCCTTCACCCTCTCAAAATCATGATGCACCAGAGCCCAACAACAGGATACAACATGGGCGCAGAGTATAACGACTGGTTCAGCACCTGCTTCGGGTACCCCGTAGTCCTAGCGTACCTTGGATCAAACTCAAGAGAGGTGCTTGGCACACTCGCGCCAGCAaagaaagacaaaaagacTGCGCTACGCAAACTACGTGAAAGTTCAACAAATCCCGACAGGAATTGGGAACGGGTTCTCCCGATCCTCATTGTAGCGTCCACGATCAACATACTCCTTCAGGGCGGTACTCTCGTCCGCGATGGGATAACCCCTCAAACAGCTCGGAGTCTTACCCCCACGCTCCTTTTCACTGCTAGTGCGGCGGTGCTATTGTACTTTTACGCTCTGCACCCACAGAATGAGAACCGCATTGCTTTCGCGGACTGCGCGCCTTATCTCGTGATCTCCGAGACATCCGTTGATAATGTCTCAGCGCGGCTGCCGGACGGAGAAAAGATGGACCGCACAAAGTTCCGGCCTAACATTGTTGTCTCAGGCGCCGGAGAGGCTTTCGAAGAGGACTTTTGGGTGGCACTGACTGTGGGCAATGGATTGGGGCATGAGTCGAGTAAACTTTTGCTGACGGGGAATTGTGTACGCTGTCAGAGCCTTAATGTTGATTACGAGACTGGAAAGATGGGGACTGGCGAGTCTGGTTCTGTGTTTAAGAAGTTGATGAAGGATCGCAGAGTTGATTCTGGAGCGAAGTTTAGTCCCGTCTTTGGTAGGTATGCTTTCTTGGAGCCGAAGGATGAGGGGATCAGTCTGAGGGTTGGGGATGAGATTGTGGTTGCTGAGAAAGGAACCAGTAGGTCTATTTTTG ATTGGCCTGGCCTGACGAATTGA
- a CDS encoding Patatin-like serine hydrolase, putative has translation MEPANLRRKDTTKGPPLRILSLDGGGVRGYSMLILLQELMYRTYVECEGKPPRRDQIPKPCDHFDLIAGTGTGGLIALMLGRLRLDLETCKEVYVRMTRKVFETDKTIAGIPYRSTLFKASKLEEAIRECVREHTVFEAEGNDTGNAPNCDSMASMASLPYSPGSIPQRSISRNSFSTSAASHPMSPISQRGSIFLNGLRWGNPDALLYDNRENRTKTAVTAMYKGTPRKGSAVLLRSYDSRREPSPEFDCTVWQAGRATSATGLAFKPIQIGQNHFIDEGHGTFNPAPLVLDEAVVNEWPGREVGVFISVGTGKRPAGTNNRQHEWWESFFGDSFGTFAEARRRLMTKIEGCEDIHNDMLRDRLAKRHVSKDNYFRLNVEVGVGEFGMNEWNRLADISTNTRQYLARPEIKKMILEAGMRFAKIDRMNRRLASHTAAGGDRDDLSFDLETEELSLSSPVQSHIPPLAHFAVELPAELPADFVYRPSSQASPPGGTLPIHPTSQGSTSTSPSRQSGSDYHRSHELPSRPSSQQRSSPSRSDEYFATFNGMSPAPPVPPKTPIPYPSQEDDDGVAMPAPLFSQTPSSTSNTQVRPPYPVDEPPPTVNRQRKPSYHVR, from the exons ATGGAACCAGCCAATCTGCGCCGAAAGGATACCACTAAGGGCCCTCCGCTGCGGATCTTGTCTCTAG ATGGCGGAGGTGTTCGTGGCTACTCCATGCTTATTCTTCTCCAGGAACTCATGTACCGCACTTATGTTGAATGCGAAGGCAAGCCTCCGCGTCGAGACCAGATTCCCAAACCATGCGACCACTTTGATTTGATCGCCGGTACCGGCACTGGCGGCTTGATTGCTCTGATGCTCGGTCGCCTCCGCCTAGACCTCGAGACTTGCAAAGAAGTATACGTGCGTATGACTCGCAAAGTATTTGAGACAGACAAGACAATTGCTGGTATTCCCTACCGTTCGACTTTGTTCAAGGCCTCGAAGCTCGAGGAGGCGATCCGGGAATGTGTGCGGGAACATACAGTGTTCGAGGCGGAGGGAAATGACACGGGAAATGCTCCCAATTGTGATTCTATGGCCTCTATGGCAAGTTTGCCATACAGCCCGGGCTCTATTCCGCAACGGTCCATCAGTCGGAACAGTTTCAGTACCTCTGCTGCTTCGCATCCAATGTCCCCGATCAGCCAAAGAGGTTCCATTTTTCTTAATGGGTTACGTTGGGGTAATCCGGATGCGCTGCTTTATGATAACCGAGAAAATCGGACGAAAAC TGCGGTCACTGCCATGTACAAGGGTACCCCGCGCAAAGGATCGGCTGTTCTTCTACGGTCCTACGATTCCCGCCGAGAACCTTCGCCTGAATTCGACTGCACAGTCTGGCAAGCAGGGCGTGCGACATCTGCGACGGGGCTTGCTTTTAAGCCCATCCAGATTGGCCAAAACCATTTTATTGATGAGGGTCACGGCACATTTAACCCCGCGCCACTGGTTCTTGATGAGGCTGTTGTGAATGAGTGGCCAGGTCGTGAAGTGGGGGTCTTTATTAGCGTGGGAACCGGAAAGCGCCCAGCTGGTACCAATAACCGACAACATGAGTGGTGGGAGAGTTTCTTCGGCGACTCGTTCGGCACATTCGCTGAAGCGCGGCGTCGACTGATGACGAAGATTGAGGGCTGTGAGGATATTCACAATGATATGCTTCGAGACCGCCTCGCAAAACGCCATGTCAGCAAAGACAATTATTTCCGTCTCAATGTTGAGGTCGGCGTTGGCGAGTTTGGTATGAACGAATGGAACCGGCTAGCCGATATCAGCACCAACACACGGCAGTATCTGGCCAGACCTGAAATCAAGAAGATGATTCTAGAAGCAGGGATGAGATTTGCCAAAATCGATCGCATGAACCGCCGACTGGCGAGCCACACTGCAGCTGGCGGGGATCGTGACGACctatcttttgatcttgaGACCGAAGAGCTTTCGCTTTCTTCTCCAGTTCAATCACACATTCCACCACTTGCGCACTTCGCCGTTGAACTGCCTGCGGAATTACCTGCTGATTTTGTCTACCGCCCTTCTTCACAAGCGTCGCCGCCGGGTGGCACGCTCCCTATTCACCCAACATCTCAAGGTAGTACATCCACTTCCCCATCCCGGCAATCTGGCAGTGATTATCATCGAAGCCACGAGCTTCCAAGCCGACCGAGCTCGCAACAACGGAGTTCGCCTTCCCGAAGTGATGAGTATTTTGCAACCTTCAATGGCATGTCACCAGCACCCCCAGTGCCGCCCAAGACACCCATCCCATACCCATCTCAAGAAGACGATGACGGCGTGGCTATGCCCGCACCACTATTCTCCCAAACACCTTCGTCTACCTCGAACACCCAAGTCCGGCCTCCTTACCCAGTTGATGAGCCGCCTCCAACAGTGAACCGACAACGGAAGCCTAGCTACCACGTGCGGTGA